gtgtcaggctctgtgctgacagctcagagcctggagcctgcttcagattctgtgtctccctctctctctgccccttccccactcatgctctgtctctctctgtctcaaaaataaataaaaatattaaaaaaaaagtcataatgtGGGAAAACATGTAACACGGAGCAATGTTCATTATATAAtgaatgggggaaaataaagtCTACAAAAGAATATGCACAAGATAACAATTATGTAAAACCCAAACCCCAAGTGTATTACTGTTTACTatgcaagtaaataaaaaatgttgggaaggtcaaaatgtcaataatgtttATCTCTGGatggtcattttaattttcttcaatttttctccatttgcCAAAATGTGTGAAATAAAAGGTGATTGACAATGTTATCTAGCACATTTTTCTCCTTGGTATCCTTTTAATTACACTTGCTCACATCCATCCCTCAAGTTCATCCTCATCAAAAATACTTCagttcaaaggggcacatgcaccccaatgtttatggcagcgctatgaacaatagccaaaatatggaaaaagcccaaatgtccatgactgatgaatggataaagaaggtgtggtatatacatacaatggaataccactcagcgatgaaaaagaatgaaaccttgccatttgtaacaagtggatggaactagagggtattatgctaagtgaggtaagtcaAGCAGAGACAGATACGTAATTTCCCTGATATGTGGACTTTgaaaaactcaacagatgaacagagagggaggcaaaccataagaggcttttaaatactgagaacaaactgagggtttggcggggggggggggggggggggggtgtaggttaaatgggtgatgggcattaaggagggcacttttcgctggggaggtggggagacacctgggtggatcagtcagttaaacatccgacccttggttttggctctggtcacgatctcaaagtttggtgagttcaagccccatgctgggctccatgctaacagtgcagagcctgcctggtattctctgcctccctctctctctgcccctcccccacctacactatctgtctctctcaaaataaataaacctaaaaaaaattaaagaaaaaaaaggcaggcaCTTTCctggatgagcactgagtgtcatATGTAAAAGATGAATCACTTGGTTCTACTTCTgaggccaagactacactgtacattaactaacttaaatataaataaaaagaaaaaaaaaacccaccacattTCAAGTCTGGCTCTCAGTGACACCATTTTTTTCAGGCCCCAGTTGTTCGCGGAGGCAGGAAGGAACCATGCAGTGAACTAAGCCTGGCAGCGAATCCTGCTTCTTAAAAACTTCAGGGCGAAGCTAACCCAAGGCACAGCCGCATCCCACAAAGAACTTAACGGGTACCTTGGAAGGTGGATGCTCAAGTATAGGAACCCTTCATAATTTCTCCAACACGGGTTAACGGTTTCGATTGAcgctactattttttaaaaaaacagagaacgGCGGCAACAGCCGGGGACCTGGCGGCCAGGACCGTGGCGGGGGCCACCCACAGCGCCCGCCGGGTTCCCCTACGCCGCGGGGATCAGGCGGCCGTCAGCGTTCCCCCTCCGCGGCCTAAGCCCCAGGTGGTTTCCCAGCCGGACACACCGCCTGAGCCTCACTCCGGGCACCGCTGGCTCGACGCGGAGCCCTACGGCCGGCGGCCCTGGCCCAGGAGCCCGCGAGGGTGGTGCGGTTCGGGCGTTCGGCACGAGGGGAACCTCAGGGCCTCTCCCGCAGCCCCTGATCGGCTGACCCGGCCGAAGCCGACCCCCACCACCGAGAGGAGCGCCTAGAGCGGACCGGCCAGCCGGTCCCGACGCTCCGCTCCGCCCAGCCGCCTCTATCCCGGAAGTTGATGCAGCTCGCCAGATCGCGTGCTGCTCGTTAGGGGTGTCGCCTTAGAGATCGGGACTGGCTGGGATTGCGAAAGGATCAACATGCCTGTGAGTTGTTTACTTTCTGGCTTTCCGTTTATTTCGGGCTTCTCTGTCTAGGGGTCCTGGGGGCGGGTTAGCCCGACGCTTCCGCGGGCCCGGGGGTCCCTGCCGAACGCATTTCAGGGGCGCGGATCGCGCAGCTCCTCCGCGCGTGGCGGACTTGTTGGGACTTGCCTGGACGGCGCGGCGTGTAGGGCCCTGCCTGGGCGTGGAGCGGGAGGACCCGGGGCCGCCCAGTGCTTAGGTCTCGAGTCCCTAGCTAGAGGGACACAGCTTCTCGGTAACACTCAGCCTTCTTGGGTTTGGGTGGGCGCTCGCGAGACTGTAGTCTTTGGAGTCTTTTTGCTCTCCTTGTGCTTGGTGGTTCTCTCCTCGTCTCGGAAGCGATTTTCtgctggtttcctttttcaaaactgtCTTCGCAGTTACCTTACTTGTTAACTGCATCAAGGACAGTCAGGCTTCAGCCGCTCAGAGTTCCTGTCAGATCAGATGTTGAACCCCGGGGCAGAAGTCACCCCCGGGTTGGCACTCTCCGGTCTACCTCAGCGATTTCTACTTTCAGCGGGTGCACGGTTGGGGTCAAGTTCTTACTTAgcaccacagtgttgtttttaTCGGAGACTGTTACTCAGCGGACTAAAGAAGAACGAGATTAACCTTACCATATGCTTCTTGATCGTCCTAGACCTTTACCGGGACGTAGAGAACGCAAGCATTATAAAAAGTATGGATTAAAGTTAACAggctaaaaaaataacaagtatctGACATGTTGCGTCGGCTGAGTATgacttttattcccttttttgcGTGTGTATTTTAAGTGTGGTTAAATCTGCCACCATTGTGGATTCCTTCTGGGAATAATAATACGTTTTTTTTATTCAGTTGGCTAGAGATTTACTCCACCCGTCcttggaagaggaaaagaaaaaacataagaaGAAACGTCTAGTTCAAAGCCCAAATTCCTATTTTATGGATGTAAAATGCCCAGGTAAAATTTCAGATCTTAATTCCTTTCTCAAGGAAAATTTCTGAAGAGATTGCTAATGTGGTGTGTATGTTTAGATCCCTTAGGACCCTTTGTTGACTAGCAGTGGGATTACAGAATTGGAATGTCAAAAGGGACAGTTTCCTAGTAAACTATTCAAACCACGGGAGAAAGATTTGGGGGCGGGGATGGTGAAGAGGAGACTCCAAAGGGGCTATGACATTTGACTTACTAAGTGTTAAGCTATGCAGATGGTTAGTTTTCTTGAAACTAATCATGAAAAGTATGTTAATTCTTCAATGTAAAGCTGTGCTGCCCACAGTGGTGGCCATTAGCCATAGGCAGCTACTGAGCACTGGAAATGTGGCCAAAATGGGAAATACTCCTTAAGTGTAAAATGTACACCTGATTTTTAAGATGtagcacatatacacacaaaaaccatattgattacatgttgcaATGGtaataatattttggaaatactgagttcaataaaatatattactaactTCACCTgttggcttttaaaaacattttttatgtgacGTAAATATGTGGCTTGCTGTTGCAAACATTAAAGTCTTAATCTTTTACAAAGTCTTTGCTAGAAATATGTTGAACagtatgctttattttcttctgcttttcgcTTTCAATTTGCCCTTTTTCTAGGTTGCTACAAGATTACCACGGTTTTCAGCCATGCTCAGACGGTGGTTCTTTGTGTAGGCTGTTCAACAGTGTTGTGCCAGCCAACGGGAGGAAAGGCCAGACTCACAGAAGGTATGTCATTTGCCCGTTTCTAACCCAGTGATGAGATTTTATGATTATAAGTGTCTTCCTTTGCTAAAAACCagtttaaaagaaatcttaaattcaTTATTACCAAAATAGTTGTATCTTTCATTGTATGCTTTTTCAGTAAAGAGTACCCTGCTCAGATGGCTAAGTTTATATTCTTGACTTTGTAAAGAACTCATgtaactattatttttcttagtttggaATACCTAATTCTGTTATAGTTAGTCATTTAGTTTGTTTAACTTGGAATATTAAACATAAGTCAAAATGGAGCCAAACAATAACTACATACAATAGgacatacagatttttaaaaccatagaattttaaaaattccatcataaatattttgtttcatatatagTTGACGCATTTGACTGAAGACAGTTTTCATCATTGCTGGctaagcaacagaaaactaatgtataaattaaaatgcCAGAGGTTTTGATTTGTGAGTACCTGCTTAATTaaacatctcatttaaaaatttttatttatttattcatctacttattaaagactttatttttaagtaatctctacctccagtgtgaggctcaaacttacagccctgagatcaagtcacatgctctactgactcaggcagccgggtgcccctaaaaatcCCGTTTGAGTTGCTCTTTCACTTTTGtgcaccaagaaaaaaaagagtaattatgaatattgttttccatagtagtaCTTACAGATTTATAGTTccataattatatttgaaatttgcttgTGATATTTTGGGGAGTTGTGAATTCCACATTGTTCTCACCAGAAGAGTTATAAGTAGTTTGGGTACTGATCTAAAATCTATTTTGTGTGAGCTGGTGAGATCTAAGTATGAGGTCAGCATACGATATTTAAGTGTAGTGTTGCTCTCAAAAGTATACTTGCAAGAGTTTTTAAACCTTTATATCATGCCATGATCTTGGAGTTTTGTGCCCATGTGCTGATGGATGATTAATAGGGTATTAGAGTTTTCCTAGCAGACTTGAAGAGCATCCTAATCAAAATTAGTTTCTTGGGAAAGTGATTCAAAATAATTCCTAAAAACTAAGATTGCATTTTCTGATAGCTGGCGTTAAAGTTTTACCTGTTGAATTTAGGCTCATGGTCTTATGTAGACTCCAACATAGCATTTGAGAAACAGGAATAATAGTTATAGTCATATCAGAATAAATTCAAATGTAcaagatttattataataaaGTTCTAGTATAAAAggataaataacatatatatgaatgttaATCTAATATTCCtaaaactttggttttttttaacttaaaaagtacTTTTTGTCATTAAAACTATACTAGAGATAGAGTACACTTGTTTAACATGCTCTTGTGATTCCTTTGCAGGGTGTTCATTTAGAAGAAAGCAACACTAATGATCACACAACCTCTTGAATTTGTGTTCTATCGCAGAAAGCCTTATCAGTTCAATAATTCCGGTTAATCTACCAAGATAAtgtaattatgtttaattttgtaaggtaTACAACAGTCATCTCCTATTTTGGTGTCAgtttttcaataaagttttgaTTATGGGCAaattcccctttttcttttttttaaagtatgtgtgaATATGCTATAAGTTTATATGTATACTGTGTCTGTGAATTtggtataaacattttaagaagtgtATTCTGATTAGTTTGTCTCATTTCAAGACTGGAAACCCTAAATATTTGATTTTCAGCCCTTTTCCAAATTGCTGTCAGTGggctaaataattaaaaaatggaaagaagtccATTATTTGTTAATTCTAAAAATAGTTTGCTATTGCAACTATGGAAACACATTTACAGAAGTACATATTTAATGCTGTAACAATCAGTATAATTACAGAGTAATTATAATGTAATGGTTTGTGTTTTTGTGGCCCTAACATGCTGCATAATTTAGTAGAATAACTGCAGCTGGGGTCTGAGCTATAGGAAGCTCCTTTTGGGGTAGGAAATTTGAGAGGAGACATCAGGAGTAGCATGATTTACCCCAGGATGTCCTGGTTGGGAATGGTAGATGGCATGGAATTCTCTGATCCAGACACATGAGCATACCTGATTACAGATGTGTGTTGAGTGGCTCTGGTGTCTCCTTGTCATTTTGATAGTTTATGGAGTGATCCTAGGGAGCTAGGAAGTGGAGTGTATCTCCCTCTAGCCACATTGGACTGCTTGTATTTGATGTGTTATCTTTAAAGTAGGCACTTAAGATGGGCCTTTGCTATCAAGAGATGTTTCTATATATTCACCCCCCCAATCTGGAAGGCTGATCCTTAAACATATTCATATACAAGAGGAATGTGGCACAAGAACtgaaaaacttggggcacctgggtggctcaaccttttgagcgtctgactcttgatttctgctcaggtcaccatctcagggtct
The sequence above is a segment of the Panthera leo isolate Ple1 chromosome B3, P.leo_Ple1_pat1.1, whole genome shotgun sequence genome. Coding sequences within it:
- the RPS27L gene encoding 40S ribosomal protein S27-like isoform X2 encodes the protein MDVKCPGCYKITTVFSHAQTVVLCVGCSTVLCQPTGGKARLTEGCSFRRKQH
- the RPS27L gene encoding 40S ribosomal protein S27-like isoform X1, encoding MPLARDLLHPSLEEEKKKHKKKRLVQSPNSYFMDVKCPGCYKITTVFSHAQTVVLCVGCSTVLCQPTGGKARLTEGCSFRRKQH